Proteins from a genomic interval of Polaribacter sejongensis:
- a CDS encoding 3-hydroxyacyl-ACP dehydratase FabZ family protein, with amino-acid sequence MNQIEIIKNLPYTTPFLFVDELTEISENGVTGNYTFNESAFFYEGHFKGNPITPGVILTETMAQIGVVCLGIYLLKDEILSEEKKLQIALTSNQVDFYLPVLPNEKVTVISEKEFFRFNKLKCKVKMVNEKNELVCRGTISGMIKG; translated from the coding sequence ATGAACCAAATAGAAATCATAAAAAATCTTCCTTATACAACGCCTTTTTTGTTTGTTGATGAACTCACAGAAATTTCAGAAAATGGAGTTACTGGAAATTACACCTTCAACGAAAGTGCCTTTTTTTATGAAGGCCATTTTAAAGGAAATCCGATTACGCCAGGTGTTATTCTAACGGAAACCATGGCACAAATTGGTGTTGTGTGTTTGGGTATTTATTTATTAAAAGACGAAATTTTATCCGAAGAAAAAAAACTACAAATTGCGTTAACTTCTAATCAGGTTGATTTCTATTTACCGGTTTTACCGAATGAAAAAGTAACTGTAATTTCGGAGAAAGAATTTTTTAGATTCAATAAGTTAAAGTGCAAAGTAAAAATGGTGAATGAGAAAAATGAATTGGTTTGCAGAGGAACCATTTCTGGCATGATAAAAGGTTAA
- a CDS encoding type III polyketide synthase, with the protein MKVKITSVAKQLPKYHRETKDIIPFVKLWMQDQDTRFQRKVIKLFEGAGVDKRYSIMDPEEVFIATSFEEKNDIYAREVVKLAEQSLKKSLKKASLKPTDIDYIITVSCTGIMIPSMDAYLINSLQMKQDIVRLPVTEMGCAAGVSGIIYAKNFLKANPNKRAAVIAVEAPTATFQLEDYSMTNIVSAAIFGDGASAVILSSYGDDEGPAVIDEAMYHFYDATSMMGFKLVNTGLQMILDKEVPQKISDHFPAIVHPFLERNNLTIDDVDHLIFHPGGKKIVQTVEDLFGVLGKNIDDTKEVLRLYGNMSSATVLYVLERFMDRNPAKGERGLMLSFGPGFSAQRILLEW; encoded by the coding sequence ATGAAAGTAAAAATAACATCAGTTGCAAAACAACTTCCAAAATATCACAGAGAAACAAAAGATATTATTCCGTTTGTAAAATTATGGATGCAAGATCAAGATACTCGTTTTCAAAGAAAAGTGATTAAACTTTTTGAAGGAGCAGGCGTAGACAAGCGCTATTCTATTATGGATCCAGAAGAGGTTTTTATAGCAACTTCTTTTGAGGAAAAAAATGATATTTACGCACGTGAAGTTGTAAAATTAGCAGAACAATCTTTAAAAAAATCTTTAAAAAAAGCGAGTTTAAAACCTACGGATATCGATTATATAATTACCGTAAGTTGTACCGGAATTATGATTCCGTCTATGGATGCTTATTTGATTAATTCCCTGCAAATGAAACAAGATATTGTGCGTTTACCTGTTACAGAAATGGGTTGTGCAGCAGGAGTTTCTGGAATTATTTATGCAAAGAATTTTTTAAAGGCAAACCCTAATAAAAGAGCAGCCGTAATTGCAGTAGAAGCACCAACAGCAACGTTTCAGTTAGAAGATTATTCGATGACAAATATTGTAAGTGCTGCTATTTTTGGTGATGGAGCTTCTGCGGTTATTTTATCTTCTTATGGAGATGATGAAGGACCTGCAGTTATTGATGAAGCGATGTATCATTTTTACGATGCGACTTCTATGATGGGATTTAAATTGGTAAATACAGGTTTGCAAATGATATTGGATAAGGAAGTTCCTCAGAAAATATCAGATCATTTTCCGGCAATTGTGCATCCTTTTTTAGAACGAAATAATTTAACGATTGATGATGTAGACCACTTAATTTTTCATCCAGGAGGAAAGAAAATTGTACAAACGGTAGAAGATTTATTCGGTGTTTTAGGCAAAAATATAGACGATACAAAAGAAGTTTTACGTTTGTACGGTAATATGTCCAGCGCAACTGTTTTGTATGTTTTAGAACGATTTATGGATCGGAATCCGGCAAAAGGAGAAAGAGGGCTTATGTTAAGTTTTGGTCCTGGTTTTTCGGCACAGCGAATATTGTTGGAATGGTAA
- a CDS encoding methyltransferase domain-containing protein, whose amino-acid sequence MDFFISTKNRTDKEELMDDFSIGGDLLRDTLDKLENINRYLGGNLVTLNSLKKVLKNHPKEQELTIVDIGCGHGDILRDVAKFGRKKGYKMKLLGIDANPTAIAYANELSAAFPELSFKTEDIFSEAFKNRQFDVVLATLFLHHFKEEQLVSFLGNTLKQTKIGIVVNDLHRHKLAYYLFMLLSLFIKNKMIIEDGLTSVLRGFKRKDLEGVSQKLNVKPQISWKWAFRFQWILKSSRF is encoded by the coding sequence ATGGATTTTTTTATCAGCACAAAAAATAGAACAGACAAAGAAGAACTGATGGATGATTTTTCTATTGGCGGAGATTTGCTGCGAGATACTTTAGATAAATTAGAAAATATAAATCGGTATTTAGGCGGAAATTTAGTAACTTTAAATTCACTGAAAAAAGTATTAAAAAATCATCCAAAAGAACAAGAGTTAACCATTGTAGATATTGGTTGTGGTCATGGAGATATTTTACGAGATGTAGCAAAATTCGGAAGGAAAAAAGGCTATAAAATGAAGCTGTTAGGCATAGATGCAAACCCAACAGCAATAGCGTACGCAAATGAATTATCGGCAGCATTTCCAGAACTGAGTTTTAAAACGGAAGATATTTTTTCTGAAGCTTTTAAAAACAGACAATTCGATGTGGTATTGGCAACCTTATTTTTACATCATTTTAAAGAAGAACAATTGGTTTCTTTTCTAGGAAATACACTAAAACAAACAAAAATAGGAATTGTAGTGAATGATTTGCATCGACATAAATTAGCGTATTATCTGTTTATGTTGTTGTCTCTTTTTATCAAAAATAAAATGATTATTGAAGACGGATTAACATCTGTTTTAAGAGGATTCAAAAGAAAAGATTTAGAAGGAGTCTCTCAAAAATTAAATGTAAAACCACAAATTTCTTGGAAATGGGCATTCCGTTTTCAGTGGATACTTAAGAGTTCAAGGTTTTAG
- a CDS encoding NAD(P)/FAD-dependent oxidoreductase — MKKPINTDSYNKSNLVADVIIIGGGLAGLCNAIHLSKFNKKVLLIEKNEYPKHKVCGEYISNEVLPYLDFLEINPFNFGAVKISEFQLSTTKNNLISAKLPLGGFGISRYQLDLLLSEKAIKNGVTILKDSVINVAFENDVFSVETKENNTFTSKITIGAFGKRSLLDVKMEREFIKKKSPYLGVKIHVKGNFKEDLVALHNFKGGYCGVSKVEKNAINLCYITNYESFKKYKNIDDFQEQVVFKNQYLKEIFDNSEAIFEKPLTISQISFETKKPVENHILMCGDSAGMIHPLCGNGMSMAIQSAQIASKLILNYLNGENISRKELEKQYIRQWNKKFSLRLKAGHFIAMLFRKDKIAAILLQILKKLPFLLPIIIKQTHGKPMKV, encoded by the coding sequence ATGAAAAAACCTATAAACACAGATAGTTATAATAAAAGCAATTTAGTTGCAGATGTAATTATTATTGGTGGTGGTTTAGCGGGTTTATGTAACGCAATTCATTTATCAAAATTTAATAAAAAGGTTTTGTTAATTGAGAAAAATGAATATCCGAAGCACAAAGTTTGTGGAGAATATATTTCGAATGAAGTTTTACCTTATTTAGACTTTTTAGAGATTAATCCGTTTAATTTTGGTGCTGTTAAAATCTCTGAATTTCAATTATCAACTACAAAGAATAATCTTATTTCGGCAAAGTTACCTTTGGGCGGATTCGGGATTTCACGATATCAATTAGATCTTCTTTTATCAGAAAAAGCAATAAAAAATGGTGTTACAATTTTAAAAGATTCCGTCATAAATGTTGCTTTTGAAAATGATGTATTTTCCGTTGAAACGAAAGAAAATAATACCTTCACTTCTAAAATTACCATTGGAGCTTTTGGCAAACGTTCTTTATTAGATGTGAAAATGGAACGCGAGTTTATCAAGAAAAAATCACCTTATTTAGGTGTTAAAATTCATGTAAAAGGAAATTTTAAAGAAGATTTAGTAGCACTTCATAATTTTAAAGGTGGTTATTGTGGTGTTTCTAAAGTGGAAAAAAATGCAATTAATTTGTGTTATATCACCAATTATGAGTCCTTTAAAAAGTATAAAAACATTGATGATTTTCAGGAGCAAGTCGTTTTTAAAAATCAGTATTTAAAAGAAATTTTCGATAATTCTGAAGCAATTTTCGAGAAACCATTAACGATAAGTCAGATTTCTTTTGAAACCAAAAAACCAGTAGAAAACCATATTTTAATGTGCGGCGATTCTGCAGGAATGATTCATCCGCTTTGTGGAAACGGAATGAGTATGGCAATTCAATCGGCACAAATTGCATCTAAATTGATTTTAAATTACTTGAATGGTGAAAATATATCTAGAAAAGAGCTCGAAAAGCAATATATTAGACAGTGGAATAAAAAATTTAGTTTGCGTTTGAAAGCAGGTCATTTTATTGCAATGTTATTTCGAAAAGATAAAATTGCAGCTATTTTACTTCAAATATTAAAGAAACTACCTTTTTTATTACCCATAATAATCAAGCAAACACATGGTAAACCAATGAAAGTTTAA
- a CDS encoding GNAT family N-acetyltransferase: MKIEIIRTNSENPDFINLVKQLDAYLKMKDGAEHAFYNQFNNIDVLKNVVVVSVDKKAVGCGAIKKFDNTSVEVKRMFVSPDDRGKGVAKKVLQELEIWAKELGYKKCVLETGERQVEAVKFYTKCNYKKIPNYGQYKGVENSICFEKAL, encoded by the coding sequence ATGAAAATAGAAATTATCAGAACAAATTCTGAAAACCCAGATTTTATTAATTTGGTAAAACAGTTAGATGCCTACTTAAAAATGAAGGATGGAGCAGAACATGCTTTTTATAATCAGTTTAATAATATTGATGTTTTAAAGAATGTAGTGGTTGTTTCTGTTGATAAAAAAGCAGTTGGCTGTGGAGCAATAAAAAAGTTTGATAATACTTCTGTAGAGGTAAAAAGAATGTTTGTTTCTCCGGATGATAGAGGAAAAGGAGTTGCTAAAAAAGTATTACAAGAATTAGAAATTTGGGCTAAAGAATTAGGATATAAAAAATGTGTGCTAGAAACTGGTGAAAGACAAGTGGAAGCAGTAAAATTTTATACCAAATGCAATTATAAAAAGATTCCAAATTACGGACAATACAAAGGAGTAGAAAATAGTATTTGTTTTGAAAAAGCATTGTAA
- the dinB gene encoding DNA polymerase IV: protein MELQPPFRKIIHVDMDAFYASVAELDNPELRGKAIAVGGEGRRGVISAASYEARKFGVKSAMSGTLAKQKCPHLIFVDSDFPRYKEISQKVRDIFYEYTDLVEPLSLDEAYLDVTENKKGNPSANTIAKEIRERIFEETGLRASAGISINKFIAKVASDINKPNGQKTVHPDEVIQFLEELPVNKFYGVGKVTAAKMYNLGIFVGNDLKKKTLEELIKSFGKSGAHYYNIVRGIHNSAVKPNRIRKSVAAERTFSENISSEIFMIEKLEKIADELERRMTKTDTKGKTITLKIKYSDFTQQTRSKTKEYFMQTKNEFFPVVKELLFQDKITNSVRLLGLSFGNLNTENKEPVWVQLKFEF from the coding sequence ATGGAATTGCAACCACCTTTTAGAAAAATAATTCATGTAGATATGGATGCGTTTTACGCATCTGTAGCAGAGTTAGACAACCCCGAATTAAGAGGGAAAGCAATTGCAGTAGGTGGAGAAGGTAGAAGAGGGGTTATTTCTGCAGCGAGTTATGAAGCTCGTAAATTTGGAGTAAAATCTGCCATGAGCGGTACGTTGGCAAAGCAAAAATGTCCGCATTTAATTTTTGTTGATAGTGATTTCCCTCGCTATAAAGAAATATCACAAAAAGTTAGAGACATTTTTTACGAGTATACAGATTTGGTTGAGCCACTTTCTTTAGATGAAGCGTATTTAGATGTTACAGAGAATAAAAAAGGAAATCCATCTGCAAATACCATTGCCAAGGAAATCAGAGAGCGAATTTTTGAAGAAACTGGATTAAGAGCTTCCGCTGGAATTTCGATAAACAAATTTATAGCAAAAGTAGCTTCGGATATTAACAAGCCTAACGGACAAAAAACAGTGCATCCAGATGAGGTAATTCAGTTTTTAGAAGAATTACCCGTCAATAAGTTTTATGGAGTGGGTAAAGTTACCGCTGCAAAAATGTATAATTTAGGCATATTTGTTGGGAATGATTTAAAGAAAAAAACCTTAGAAGAACTGATTAAATCTTTCGGGAAATCGGGTGCTCATTATTATAATATTGTTCGCGGAATTCATAATAGCGCAGTAAAACCAAACAGAATTAGAAAGTCTGTTGCTGCAGAGAGAACTTTTAGTGAAAATATTTCTTCGGAAATATTTATGATAGAAAAGTTAGAGAAAATTGCGGATGAGTTAGAAAGACGCATGACCAAAACAGATACAAAAGGAAAGACAATTACTTTAAAAATTAAATATTCAGATTTTACACAACAGACAAGAAGTAAAACCAAGGAATATTTTATGCAGACCAAAAACGAGTTTTTTCCTGTTGTAAAAGAATTGTTGTTTCAAGATAAAATTACAAATTCAGTTCGTTTATTAGGCTTATCTTTTGGTAATTTAAATACCGAAAATAAAGAACCTGTTTGGGTACAATTAAAGTTTGAATTCTGA
- a CDS encoding HesB/IscA family protein gives MIKVSDTAKKKVIELMTDDGFNAVTDFVRVGVKSGGCSGLSYDLTFDNKQEENDKVFIENDVKIIVDKKSFLYLVGTTLEYSGGLNGKGFVFNNPNANRTCGCGESFSL, from the coding sequence ATGATAAAAGTTTCAGACACAGCAAAGAAGAAAGTCATAGAATTAATGACTGACGATGGCTTTAATGCAGTAACCGATTTTGTACGCGTTGGTGTAAAAAGTGGTGGTTGTTCAGGTTTATCTTACGATTTAACTTTTGATAACAAACAAGAAGAAAACGATAAAGTTTTTATAGAGAATGATGTAAAAATCATTGTTGATAAAAAAAGCTTTTTATATTTAGTAGGAACCACCTTAGAATATTCTGGAGGTTTAAACGGAAAAGGATTTGTATTTAACAACCCAAACGCAAATAGAACTTGTGGTTGTGGAGAATCATTCTCACTTTAA
- the sufB gene encoding Fe-S cluster assembly protein SufB, whose translation MSKYTEEQLEEELKTQEYKYGFYTDIESDTFPVGLSEDVVRAISKKKNEPEWMTEWRLEAYRVWEKMEEPEWANVHYEKPKFQDIAYYSAPKKKPQLNSLDEVDPELLDTFKRLGISLDEQKKLANVAVDIVMDSVSVATTFKKTLGEKGIIFMPISEAIQEHPELVKKYLGTVVPTTDNFYAALNSAVFSDGSFCYIPKGVKCPMELSTYFRINEGGTGQFERTLVVADKGSYVSYLEGCTAPSRDENQLHAAVVELIALDDSEIKYSTVQNWYPGNKEGKGGVYNFVTKRGICENNAKISWTQVETGSAVTWKYPSCILKGNNSVGEFYSIAVTNNFQQADTGTKMIHLGKNTKSTIISKGISAGNSQNSYRGLVHIGARAENARNFSQCDSLLMGNACGAHTFPYIEAKNKSAQIEHEATTSKIGEEQLFYCNQRGIDTEKAIALIVNGFSKEVLNKLPMEFAVEAQKLLEISLEGSVG comes from the coding sequence ATGTCAAAGTATACAGAGGAGCAGCTAGAAGAAGAATTAAAAACCCAAGAATATAAATACGGTTTTTATACAGATATAGAAAGTGACACATTTCCTGTAGGATTAAGTGAAGATGTTGTTCGCGCAATTTCTAAAAAGAAAAACGAGCCAGAATGGATGACTGAATGGCGTTTAGAAGCGTACAGGGTTTGGGAAAAAATGGAAGAACCAGAATGGGCAAATGTGCATTATGAGAAACCAAAGTTTCAAGACATTGCTTATTATTCTGCACCAAAAAAGAAGCCACAGTTAAACTCTTTAGATGAAGTAGATCCAGAATTATTAGACACTTTTAAGCGTTTAGGAATCTCTTTAGATGAGCAAAAAAAATTAGCTAATGTAGCTGTAGATATTGTAATGGATTCTGTTTCTGTTGCGACTACTTTTAAGAAAACATTAGGTGAAAAAGGTATTATTTTTATGCCTATTTCTGAAGCAATTCAAGAACACCCAGAATTGGTTAAAAAATATTTAGGAACCGTTGTACCAACAACAGACAACTTTTATGCAGCATTAAATTCGGCAGTTTTTTCTGATGGATCTTTTTGTTACATTCCAAAAGGTGTAAAATGTCCGATGGAACTTTCTACCTATTTCAGAATTAACGAAGGAGGAACAGGACAGTTTGAAAGAACTTTAGTTGTTGCAGACAAAGGTAGTTATGTTTCTTATTTAGAAGGATGTACAGCACCAAGTAGAGATGAAAATCAATTACACGCAGCTGTTGTAGAATTAATTGCATTAGATGATTCAGAAATTAAATATTCTACCGTACAAAACTGGTATCCTGGGAATAAAGAAGGAAAAGGTGGAGTTTACAATTTTGTTACTAAAAGAGGTATTTGCGAAAACAATGCAAAAATTTCTTGGACACAAGTAGAAACTGGTTCTGCTGTAACATGGAAATATCCTTCTTGTATTTTAAAAGGAAATAACTCTGTAGGTGAATTTTATTCTATTGCAGTTACTAATAATTTTCAACAAGCAGATACCGGAACAAAAATGATTCACTTGGGTAAAAACACCAAGTCTACCATTATATCTAAAGGTATTTCTGCAGGTAATTCTCAAAACTCTTATAGAGGTTTGGTACATATTGGAGCAAGAGCAGAAAACGCTCGTAACTTCTCACAATGTGATTCTTTATTAATGGGTAACGCTTGTGGAGCACACACTTTCCCTTATATAGAAGCTAAGAATAAATCGGCACAAATAGAACACGAAGCAACTACAAGTAAAATTGGTGAAGAACAATTATTTTACTGTAACCAACGTGGTATAGATACAGAAAAAGCCATTGCTTTAATTGTAAACGGATTTAGTAAAGAGGTTTTAAATAAATTACCAATGGAATTTGCAGTGGAAGCTCAAAAATTATTGGAAATCAGTTTAGAAGGAAGTGTTGGATAA
- the sufC gene encoding Fe-S cluster assembly ATPase SufC, protein MLKIENLQASIDNKSILKGLNLEVKAGEVHAIMGPNGAGKSTLANIIAGKEDYEVTAGTIELNGEDISELAPEERAHNGVFLSFQYPVEIPGVSVTNFIKTAINETRKAKGLEDMPAKDMLKMIREKSELLEIDRKFLSRSLNEGFSGGEKKRNEIFQMAMLEPKLAILDETDSGLDIDALRIVANGVNKLKSKDNAVIVITHYQRLLDYIVPDFVHVLHDGKIVKSGDASLALELEAKGYDWIKQELV, encoded by the coding sequence ATGTTAAAAATAGAGAATTTACAAGCGAGTATTGATAATAAATCAATTTTAAAAGGATTGAATTTAGAAGTAAAAGCAGGTGAAGTACATGCAATTATGGGACCTAATGGTGCTGGTAAAAGTACTTTAGCAAATATTATTGCAGGAAAAGAAGATTATGAAGTTACTGCTGGTACAATTGAGTTAAATGGTGAAGATATTAGTGAATTAGCACCGGAAGAAAGAGCACATAACGGTGTGTTTTTATCTTTTCAATATCCTGTAGAAATTCCTGGAGTTTCTGTAACAAACTTTATTAAAACTGCTATTAACGAAACTCGTAAAGCAAAAGGTTTAGAAGACATGCCAGCAAAAGACATGTTAAAGATGATCCGAGAAAAATCTGAATTGTTAGAAATAGACCGTAAATTCTTATCTCGTTCTTTAAACGAAGGTTTTTCTGGAGGAGAAAAGAAACGTAACGAAATTTTTCAAATGGCAATGCTAGAGCCAAAATTAGCTATTTTAGATGAAACAGATTCTGGTTTAGATATTGATGCTTTGCGTATTGTTGCAAACGGTGTAAATAAATTAAAATCTAAAGACAACGCTGTTATTGTAATTACACACTACCAACGTTTATTAGATTATATCGTACCAGATTTTGTACACGTTTTACACGATGGTAAAATTGTAAAAAGTGGAGACGCTTCTTTAGCTTTGGAATTAGAAGCAAAAGGATATGACTGGATTAAACAAGAATTAGTTTAA
- the sufD gene encoding Fe-S cluster assembly protein SufD, with the protein MELKDKIVSSYVAFENDVDINSEIHDIRTKALQNFEALGFPTKKLEEWKYTSLNSILKQDYSIFPNKENNVEFADVKQYFIHDIDTYKIIFIDGKYSSFLSDVTHDGKDICLLSSAISKAKYSPVIENYFNKIAKQDNLTSLNTAFANEGAYIYIPRNVEVEKPIQIINFTTGSEAATMIQPRNLIVVEENAHVQIIERHQSLTDNAVLSNVVTEVFAAKNSTVDIYKIQNDKINASLVDNTYIEQKTNSVVSVHTFSFGGNITRNNLNFYQRGEHMDSILKGITIIEGKQHVDHHTLVHHIEPNCESHQDYKGIFDERSTGVFNGKVIVNKEAQKTNAYQQNNNVLISDKATINAKPQLEIFADDVKCSHGCTIGQLDDDALFYMQQRGIPKKEGKALLMFAFANTVLESVKIPEVKQRITKLIAEKLNVNIGFEL; encoded by the coding sequence ATGGAATTAAAAGATAAAATAGTATCGTCTTATGTTGCTTTTGAAAATGATGTAGATATCAATTCAGAAATACATGATATACGTACAAAAGCATTACAAAATTTTGAAGCACTAGGGTTTCCTACCAAAAAATTGGAAGAATGGAAATACACTTCTTTAAACTCAATTTTAAAACAAGATTATAGTATTTTCCCTAACAAAGAAAATAACGTTGAATTTGCAGATGTAAAACAGTATTTTATTCATGATATTGACACCTATAAAATTATTTTTATAGACGGAAAATACAGTTCTTTTCTTTCTGATGTAACACATGATGGAAAAGATATTTGTTTACTTTCTTCAGCAATATCAAAAGCTAAATATAGTCCTGTTATAGAAAACTACTTCAATAAAATTGCAAAACAAGATAATTTAACCTCGTTAAATACTGCATTCGCCAATGAAGGGGCTTACATTTATATTCCTAGAAATGTAGAAGTAGAAAAGCCTATTCAGATTATTAATTTTACAACAGGTTCGGAAGCTGCTACAATGATACAGCCAAGAAACTTAATTGTTGTAGAAGAAAATGCACACGTTCAAATTATAGAGCGTCACCAAAGTTTAACAGACAATGCTGTGTTGTCTAATGTTGTAACGGAGGTTTTTGCAGCTAAAAACTCTACGGTAGACATTTATAAAATTCAGAACGACAAAATAAATGCTTCTTTAGTAGATAATACGTACATAGAACAAAAAACAAACAGTGTTGTTTCTGTACATACATTCTCTTTTGGAGGAAATATCACCAGAAATAATTTAAATTTCTATCAACGTGGAGAACATATGGACTCTATCTTAAAAGGAATTACAATTATTGAAGGAAAACAACATGTAGATCACCACACTTTGGTACATCATATAGAACCAAATTGTGAATCTCATCAAGATTATAAAGGTATTTTTGACGAGCGCTCTACCGGTGTTTTTAATGGTAAAGTAATTGTAAATAAAGAAGCTCAAAAAACAAATGCATATCAACAAAACAACAATGTTTTAATTAGTGATAAAGCAACGATTAATGCAAAACCACAATTAGAAATTTTTGCTGATGATGTAAAATGTTCTCACGGTTGTACTATTGGTCAATTAGATGATGATGCTTTATTTTACATGCAACAACGTGGTATTCCTAAAAAAGAAGGGAAAGCATTGTTAATGTTTGCTTTTGCAAATACTGTCTTAGAAAGCGTTAAAATCCCAGAGGTAAAACAACGTATCACTAAATTAATTGCAGAGAAACTAAACGTTAATATTGGTTTCGAATTATAA
- a CDS encoding ATP-binding cassette domain-containing protein: protein MIQTQEELIENALLYFKRGDFSLGYRTLLDASLNTDSVEVFAKVLDFVEKYENESSDDKSSLLLLFTECCNQLKKIKIETKNLVGTTILKADNITKDYNKGRFVLGPVNIELKKGDIFGLVGENGNGKTTLLTVLASLNKVSAGSLEYSFSSKNKDAYDVLSKLVYIPQRTAVWYGKVLDNLKFALVHYGVKGEKNDLLVLMMVARFGLWKYKDLKWSELSSGYKMRFELARTMLRKPEIILLDEPLANLDILAQQIILEDLKMMSKSPVNPIAMVFSSQQLYEVEKISDEVIYLRNGKPSNQLNIEEKTAKQLIIELDATNSREELETVFKELNLEKLEFNGGVYILYFKHDITFNIVLNTIASHQLNVTYIRDISKSTRRFFVY, encoded by the coding sequence ATGATACAAACACAAGAAGAATTAATAGAAAATGCGCTTTTATATTTTAAGAGAGGCGATTTTTCTTTAGGGTATAGAACGCTTTTAGATGCTTCTTTAAACACCGATTCTGTAGAAGTTTTTGCCAAAGTATTAGACTTTGTAGAAAAATATGAAAATGAAAGTAGTGATGATAAATCGTCATTACTTTTGTTATTTACAGAATGCTGTAATCAACTTAAAAAGATAAAAATTGAAACCAAAAACTTAGTTGGTACAACAATTTTAAAAGCAGATAACATTACCAAAGATTATAACAAAGGTCGTTTTGTTTTAGGTCCTGTAAATATCGAATTGAAAAAAGGAGATATTTTTGGTTTGGTTGGCGAAAATGGAAATGGAAAAACAACGTTATTAACGGTGTTGGCTTCTTTAAATAAAGTATCTGCAGGTAGTTTAGAATATTCTTTTTCATCAAAAAATAAAGACGCTTACGATGTGTTGTCTAAATTGGTTTACATACCGCAAAGAACTGCAGTTTGGTATGGTAAAGTTTTAGATAATTTAAAATTTGCGTTGGTACATTATGGTGTAAAAGGTGAAAAAAATGATTTATTAGTTTTAATGATGGTTGCCCGGTTTGGTCTTTGGAAATACAAAGATTTAAAATGGAGCGAACTTTCTTCTGGATATAAAATGCGTTTTGAGTTGGCAAGAACAATGTTACGCAAGCCAGAAATTATTTTGTTAGATGAGCCGTTGGCAAACTTAGATATTTTAGCACAACAAATTATCTTAGAAGATTTAAAGATGATGTCTAAATCTCCTGTAAACCCAATTGCAATGGTGTTTTCTTCTCAGCAATTATATGAAGTAGAAAAAATTTCTGATGAGGTTATTTATTTAAGAAACGGTAAACCTTCTAATCAATTAAATATAGAAGAAAAAACAGCAAAGCAGTTAATTATAGAATTAGATGCAACCAATTCTAGAGAAGAGCTAGAAACTGTTTTTAAAGAACTGAATTTAGAAAAGCTAGAGTTTAATGGAGGTGTTTATATCTTGTACTTTAAGCATGATATTACATTTAATATTGTGCTAAATACGATTGCAAGTCATCAATTAAATGTAACGTATATCAGAGATATTTCTAAATCTACCAGACGCTTTTTCGTGTATTAA